The Pantoea vagans genome includes a window with the following:
- a CDS encoding zinc/cadmium/mercury/lead-transporting ATPase has protein sequence MHAHTHSCRCGKSHSKPQPLCAIRSASPTTLKISAALPATPENGCGCCDNDSASPGGESDAESDRPGSSSHQFRWQIAGMDCPSCARKIESAVQQIPQVSAARVIFASEKLVVGADQDIRSAVEQAVKNVGFTLTSNDPQAQTAAPNRWRENAALVVLALLMLASWLLSQISPLWGDRLFVVTTLIGLAPIARSAWKLLRGGSPFSIETLMTLAAAGALLIGAHAEAAMVLMLFQLGERLESYAATRARRGVTALMALRPATATRVNGAQREQVALEDLHPGDKIEVAAGGRLPADAELLNLSASFDESALTGESVPVVRQPGETVMAGATSVDRLVTLKVISQPGQSAIDRILQLIEEAETHRAPVERFIDRFSRIYTPAIMLLALMVMLLPPLVAGAAWLPWIYKGLTLLLIGCPCALVISTPAAITSGLAAAARQGALIKGGAALERLSRIQTMAFDKTGTLTAGKPQVTQIDVFGTQQENALLSLAAAVEQGSSHPLALAIVREAVRRQLALPQAQHQQALAGSGIRARVDGVSYQLLAPRDVNVLTDDQQQLIAQREAQGQTVVVLLQEQTVLGALALQDQLREEAMTAVSQLKALGIKSLMLTGDNPRAAAAIAAELSIDYRAGLLPADKVEAVRKLGEAQSLAMVGDGINDAPAMKAATLGIAMGSGTDVALEAADAALTQNRLTLLPRTVLLARRTRAIIRQNIAIALGLKGIFLITTLLGFTGLWLAVLADSGATALVTANALRLLRQR, from the coding sequence ATGCACGCACATACTCATTCTTGCCGCTGTGGGAAATCCCATAGCAAGCCTCAACCGCTGTGCGCCATTCGCAGCGCATCGCCCACCACGCTGAAAATCTCTGCCGCCCTGCCCGCCACACCGGAAAATGGTTGCGGCTGCTGCGACAACGACAGCGCCAGCCCTGGCGGTGAAAGCGACGCCGAAAGCGACAGGCCCGGCTCCTCTTCCCATCAGTTCCGCTGGCAAATCGCCGGCATGGATTGCCCCAGCTGTGCGCGCAAAATTGAAAGCGCGGTACAACAGATCCCGCAGGTCAGCGCAGCCCGCGTTATTTTCGCCAGTGAAAAACTGGTCGTGGGTGCCGACCAGGATATTCGCTCAGCCGTAGAGCAAGCCGTGAAAAATGTCGGCTTTACGCTCACTTCAAACGATCCGCAAGCGCAGACCGCTGCACCTAACCGCTGGCGCGAAAATGCTGCCCTCGTCGTGCTGGCGCTGCTGATGCTGGCCAGTTGGCTGCTCAGCCAGATTTCACCGCTATGGGGCGATCGCCTGTTCGTGGTGACCACGCTGATTGGCCTGGCACCGATTGCCCGCAGCGCCTGGAAACTGCTGCGCGGTGGCTCGCCCTTTAGCATCGAAACCCTGATGACCCTCGCTGCCGCCGGTGCACTGTTGATCGGCGCCCACGCTGAAGCGGCCATGGTGCTGATGCTGTTCCAACTGGGTGAACGTCTGGAATCTTATGCCGCCACCCGTGCGCGTCGGGGCGTAACCGCCTTGATGGCCCTGCGCCCTGCTACCGCCACCCGTGTGAATGGCGCGCAGCGTGAGCAGGTGGCGCTGGAAGACTTACACCCCGGCGACAAGATTGAAGTCGCCGCTGGTGGGCGTTTACCGGCCGATGCTGAGCTACTGAACCTCAGCGCCAGCTTTGACGAAAGCGCGCTAACTGGTGAATCTGTGCCAGTTGTGCGCCAGCCTGGTGAAACGGTGATGGCTGGTGCCACCAGCGTAGATCGTCTGGTGACCCTGAAAGTCATCTCCCAGCCGGGCCAAAGTGCCATTGACCGCATTCTGCAACTGATTGAAGAGGCCGAAACCCATCGCGCCCCGGTTGAACGCTTTATCGATCGCTTCAGCCGCATTTATACCCCCGCCATTATGCTGCTGGCACTCATGGTGATGCTTTTGCCGCCATTGGTGGCGGGTGCTGCATGGCTGCCGTGGATTTATAAAGGTTTGACGTTGCTACTGATTGGCTGCCCCTGTGCCCTGGTGATTTCAACACCGGCGGCGATCACCTCTGGTTTAGCCGCCGCGGCACGACAGGGTGCGCTGATTAAGGGCGGTGCGGCACTGGAGCGACTGAGCCGCATCCAGACCATGGCCTTCGATAAAACCGGCACCTTAACTGCAGGCAAACCCCAGGTCACACAGATAGATGTCTTCGGCACACAGCAAGAGAACGCGCTGCTCAGCCTGGCGGCTGCCGTTGAACAAGGCTCCAGCCATCCTTTGGCGCTGGCGATTGTGCGTGAAGCCGTACGTCGCCAACTGGCGTTACCGCAAGCACAACATCAACAAGCATTGGCCGGAAGCGGTATCCGCGCCCGGGTTGATGGAGTGAGTTATCAGCTTCTGGCCCCGCGCGATGTCAATGTTCTCACTGACGATCAGCAACAACTGATTGCGCAACGAGAAGCGCAAGGCCAGACGGTGGTGGTGCTGTTGCAAGAACAGACAGTGCTCGGCGCATTGGCCTTGCAGGATCAACTGCGAGAAGAGGCGATGACGGCAGTGTCGCAGTTGAAAGCGTTAGGTATCAAAAGCCTGATGCTGACCGGCGATAACCCGCGAGCCGCGGCGGCGATTGCGGCTGAACTCAGCATCGATTATCGCGCTGGGCTGCTGCCCGCCGATAAAGTCGAGGCGGTACGCAAGTTAGGTGAAGCGCAGTCATTGGCGATGGTCGGCGATGGCATTAACGACGCACCCGCGATGAAAGCGGCAACGTTGGGCATCGCGATGGGCAGCGGCACCGATGTGGCACTGGAAGCCGCCGATGCCGCCTTAACACAAAACCGTCTGACGTTGTTACCGCGCACGGTATTACTGGCACGCCGCACGCGCGCCATTATTCGTCAGAACATTGCGATTGCGCTCGGCTTGAAGGGGATTTTCCTGATCACCACACTGCTCGGCTTCACCGGTTTGTGGTTAGCGGTGCTGGCAGACTCCGGCGCCACGGCGTTAGTCACGGCTAACGCACTGCGGCTGCTGCGTCAGCGTTAA
- the tusA gene encoding sulfurtransferase TusA — translation MSDPFSAPDHTLDALGLRCPEPVMMVRKTVRTMQAGETLLIIADDPATTRDIPGFCRFMEHQLLAQQTETLPYQYLIQKGQA, via the coding sequence ATGAGCGATCCCTTTTCTGCGCCGGACCACACGCTTGATGCTTTGGGGTTACGCTGCCCTGAGCCGGTGATGATGGTGCGCAAAACCGTACGCACCATGCAGGCGGGTGAAACCCTGCTGATCATCGCTGACGATCCCGCTACCACACGCGATATACCGGGATTTTGCCGCTTTATGGAACACCAGTTGCTGGCACAGCAAACGGAAACGCTGCCGTACCAGTATCTGATTCAGAAAGGCCAGGCTTAA
- the glgP gene encoding glycogen phosphorylase — protein sequence MNAPFTYASPTLTVDALKHSIAYKLMFTIGKDPSIANQHEWLNAALLAVRDRMVERWLRSSRAQLSQDVRQVYYLSMEFLMGRTLGNALLAMGIYDDLNQALDEMGLDLSELMDEENDPGLGNGGLGRLAACFLDSLATLGLPGRGYGIRYDYGMFKQNIVDGQQRESPDYWLEYGNPWEFQRFNTRYKVRFGGRLQHEGARVRWLETEEIIAAAYDQIIPGYDTDATNTLRLWSAQASNEINLGKFNQGDYFAAVEDKNHSENVSRVLYPDDSTDSGRELRLRQEYFLVSATVQDILNRHWQMHETWDNLADKIAIHLNDTHPVLAIPELMRLLIDDHKFTWDDAFEVTCQVFSYTNHTLMSEALETWPVDMFGKILPRHLSIVFEINDYFLKTIQEYYPDDWDLMARISIIDENNGRKIRMAWLAVVVSHKVNGVSELHSNLMVQSLFADFARLFPGRFCNKTNGVTPRRWLALANPALSEVLDDTIGRNWRTDLSQLSELTPHVDYPAFIEQISDAKFANKKRLADWVAKNMDIVLDPHALFDVQIKRIHEYKRQLLNVLHVITRYNRIKADPTADWVPRVNIFAGKAASAYYVAKHIIHLINDVANVINNDPQVKNKLKVVFIPNYSVSLAQIIIPAADLSEQISTAGTEASGTSNMKFALNGALTIGTLDGANVEMREHVGAENIFIFGNTTPQVEKLRQDGYNPRKYYEEDAELHQALTQIASGVFSPGDLGRYRNLFDALVNFGDHYQLLADYRSYVDTQDKVDKLYRQPDEWQRCAALNIANMGYFSADRTIQEYADEIWHISPVRL from the coding sequence ATGAATGCACCTTTCACCTATGCCTCACCCACGCTAACGGTTGACGCACTGAAGCACTCAATCGCCTATAAACTGATGTTTACTATTGGTAAAGACCCCTCGATCGCCAATCAGCATGAGTGGCTGAACGCCGCACTGTTGGCGGTTCGCGACCGCATGGTGGAACGCTGGTTGCGCTCCAGTCGTGCACAGCTGTCACAGGATGTGCGTCAGGTCTATTACCTGTCGATGGAATTCCTCATGGGGCGCACGTTGGGCAATGCGTTGCTGGCGATGGGCATCTATGACGATCTCAATCAGGCGCTGGATGAGATGGGGCTCGACCTCAGCGAACTGATGGATGAGGAGAACGATCCCGGGCTGGGTAACGGCGGTCTGGGCCGTTTGGCCGCTTGCTTCCTGGATTCACTGGCGACGCTCGGCCTGCCAGGGCGCGGCTACGGCATCCGATATGACTACGGCATGTTCAAACAAAACATCGTTGACGGCCAGCAGCGTGAATCGCCGGATTACTGGCTGGAATACGGCAATCCTTGGGAGTTTCAGCGCTTTAACACGCGCTACAAAGTGCGTTTTGGTGGCCGTTTGCAGCATGAAGGGGCGCGCGTGCGCTGGCTGGAAACCGAAGAGATTATTGCGGCCGCTTACGATCAGATCATCCCCGGATACGACACCGACGCCACCAATACTTTGCGCTTGTGGAGCGCCCAGGCCAGCAACGAGATCAACCTGGGTAAATTCAACCAAGGTGATTACTTTGCGGCGGTGGAGGACAAAAACCACTCGGAGAACGTGTCGCGCGTGCTCTATCCCGATGACTCCACCGATTCAGGCCGTGAACTACGCCTGCGTCAGGAGTATTTCCTCGTGTCGGCCACGGTGCAGGATATCCTGAACCGCCACTGGCAGATGCATGAAACCTGGGACAATCTGGCGGATAAAATCGCCATCCACCTGAATGACACGCATCCGGTGCTGGCAATCCCCGAGTTGATGCGCTTGTTGATCGATGATCACAAGTTTACCTGGGACGATGCCTTTGAAGTGACCTGCCAGGTGTTCTCCTACACCAACCACACGCTAATGAGTGAAGCGCTGGAAACCTGGCCGGTGGATATGTTTGGCAAGATTCTGCCGCGTCACCTTAGCATCGTGTTTGAAATCAATGACTACTTCCTGAAAACCATCCAGGAGTATTACCCGGATGACTGGGATCTGATGGCGCGTATCTCGATTATTGATGAGAACAACGGCCGTAAGATCCGCATGGCCTGGCTGGCGGTGGTGGTGAGCCACAAAGTGAATGGCGTGTCAGAGTTGCACTCCAATCTGATGGTGCAGTCACTGTTTGCCGATTTTGCGCGCCTGTTCCCCGGGCGTTTCTGCAATAAAACCAACGGTGTAACGCCACGACGCTGGCTGGCCTTGGCTAACCCGGCGCTGTCGGAGGTGCTGGATGACACCATCGGTCGCAACTGGCGTACCGATCTCAGCCAACTCAGCGAACTGACCCCGCACGTTGATTACCCGGCATTTATTGAGCAGATTAGTGATGCCAAGTTCGCCAACAAAAAGCGGTTAGCGGATTGGGTAGCGAAGAACATGGATATTGTGCTGGATCCGCACGCTTTGTTTGACGTGCAGATCAAACGTATTCACGAATACAAACGTCAACTGCTTAACGTGTTGCACGTTATCACTCGTTACAACCGTATCAAGGCCGATCCCACCGCAGACTGGGTGCCACGCGTCAATATCTTTGCCGGCAAAGCGGCTTCCGCCTATTACGTAGCGAAGCACATCATTCATCTGATCAACGATGTCGCCAATGTGATCAACAACGATCCTCAGGTAAAGAACAAGCTGAAAGTGGTGTTTATTCCCAATTACAGCGTGAGCCTGGCGCAGATCATTATTCCGGCGGCGGATCTCTCTGAACAGATCTCCACGGCAGGTACGGAAGCTTCCGGCACCAGTAATATGAAGTTCGCGCTCAATGGCGCATTAACCATTGGTACGCTGGATGGTGCTAACGTCGAGATGCGCGAGCACGTGGGTGCGGAGAATATCTTTATCTTTGGCAACACCACGCCGCAGGTTGAGAAACTGCGTCAGGATGGCTACAACCCGCGTAAGTACTACGAGGAAGATGCCGAACTGCATCAGGCACTGACACAAATCGCCAGCGGCGTGTTCAGTCCTGGGGATTTAGGGCGCTATCGCAATCTGTTTGATGCGCTGGTGAACTTCGGTGACCACTATCAATTGTTGGCCGATTACCGCAGCTATGTGGATACTCAGGATAAGGTGGACAAGCTTTATCGTCAGCCAGATGAGTGGCAGCGGTGTGCGGCGTTGAACATCGCTAATATGGGGTACTTCTCAGCGGACAGAACGATTCAGGAATACGCTGATGAGATTTGGCATATTTCGCCGGTGAGGTTGTAA
- a CDS encoding DcrB family lipoprotein produces MRNLVKYAGIGLLVLGLAACDQKKDDAAAGSNGASASQSAQTVNLMDGKLSFNLPAGMSDKSGKLGSESTNMHVYADETGQRAIIVIAGDPTNEALDALSQRLEQQQRNRDPQLQVVSNKAITLKDQPAQQLDTVISANNQTSWSSVILAKVDGKLLTLQITLPADNQQQAQSDADAIVKSITLK; encoded by the coding sequence ATGCGTAATTTAGTGAAATATGCGGGTATTGGTCTGTTGGTGTTGGGTCTCGCGGCCTGTGACCAGAAGAAAGATGATGCGGCAGCAGGCAGTAACGGTGCCAGCGCCAGTCAGTCCGCTCAGACCGTCAACCTGATGGACGGCAAGCTAAGCTTCAATCTGCCTGCGGGCATGTCTGATAAGAGCGGCAAACTCGGCTCGGAATCCACTAATATGCACGTTTACGCCGATGAAACCGGCCAGCGCGCGATTATCGTGATTGCCGGCGATCCCACCAACGAAGCGCTGGATGCACTCTCTCAGCGCCTGGAGCAGCAGCAACGCAATCGCGACCCGCAGCTGCAAGTGGTGTCTAACAAAGCCATTACGCTGAAAGACCAGCCAGCTCAGCAGTTGGATACGGTGATTTCTGCCAACAATCAGACCTCATGGTCTTCCGTGATTCTGGCAAAAGTGGATGGCAAACTGCTGACCCTGCAGATCACCCTGCCAGCAGACAATCAGCAGCAGGCGCAGAGCGATGCTGATGCCATTGTGAAAAGCATCACATTGAAATAG
- a CDS encoding lysoplasmalogenase gives MLWSFLAVLFSGWLYVDASYRGPQWQRWLFKPVTLLLLVAWAWQAPTLNTTDYLILAGLVATLVGDALTLLPRQQMLYALGAFFLSHLLYTISFAAHMTMSFFWPIPVTLLVIGAVVMGIIWSKLEDLRWPICTLIGMTLVMNWMAAENYFFRPTDFSFSLLVGAGLLLLANIVWFISHYRRRFSADSAIVAACYFAGHFMIVRSLWLY, from the coding sequence ATGCTTTGGTCTTTTCTTGCCGTACTTTTTTCCGGTTGGCTCTACGTTGATGCTTCGTACCGTGGCCCGCAATGGCAGCGCTGGCTGTTCAAACCCGTCACCTTACTGCTGTTGGTGGCTTGGGCCTGGCAGGCACCAACGCTCAACACCACCGACTATTTGATCCTCGCTGGGCTGGTTGCCACATTGGTTGGCGATGCGCTGACGTTATTGCCACGTCAGCAAATGCTCTATGCGCTGGGCGCATTCTTCCTGTCACACCTGCTGTATACCATCAGCTTTGCCGCCCACATGACCATGAGCTTCTTCTGGCCGATCCCGGTGACCCTGCTGGTGATAGGTGCCGTGGTGATGGGCATCATCTGGTCAAAACTCGAAGATTTGCGTTGGCCGATCTGTACGCTGATTGGCATGACGCTGGTGATGAACTGGATGGCAGCGGAAAACTACTTCTTCCGCCCGACTGACTTCAGCTTTTCGCTGCTAGTGGGTGCAGGACTATTGCTGTTGGCCAATATTGTCTGGTTTATCAGTCATTATCGCCGCCGTTTCAGTGCTGATAGCGCCATTGTGGCCGCCTGCTACTTTGCCGGTCACTTTATGATTGTGCGCTCACTGTGGCTCTACTGA
- a CDS encoding 7-cyano-7-deazaguanine/7-aminomethyl-7-deazaguanine transporter codes for MIDISARQRMHALFWLSLFHLLVITSSNYLVQLPVSIFGFHTTWGAFSFPFIFLATDLTVRIFGAPLARRIILAVMIPALFISYVVSCVFYQGEWQGWASLEQVNLFVARIASASFMAYALGQILDVHVFNRLRRLPQWWIAPAAAMFLGNISDTLAFFFIAFYKSPDPFMAAHWVEIAMVDYSFKVLICMIFFLPAYGVLLNSMLKRLAERSAQRQMNFG; via the coding sequence ATGATTGATATTTCTGCACGTCAGCGCATGCATGCGCTGTTTTGGCTATCGCTATTCCATCTGCTGGTGATCACCTCCAGTAACTACCTGGTACAGCTGCCGGTCTCGATTTTCGGCTTCCACACCACCTGGGGCGCGTTTAGCTTTCCGTTTATTTTCCTCGCTACCGACCTCACCGTGCGCATTTTTGGCGCGCCTTTAGCCCGTCGCATTATTCTGGCGGTGATGATCCCGGCACTGTTTATCTCCTATGTGGTCTCCTGTGTGTTTTATCAGGGAGAATGGCAGGGTTGGGCTTCACTGGAACAGGTGAACCTGTTTGTCGCCCGTATCGCCAGCGCCAGCTTTATGGCTTATGCGCTGGGTCAGATTCTGGATGTCCACGTTTTTAACCGTTTGCGTCGTTTACCCCAGTGGTGGATCGCCCCGGCAGCCGCCATGTTCCTCGGTAATATCAGCGATACGCTGGCCTTCTTCTTCATCGCTTTTTATAAGAGTCCAGACCCGTTTATGGCAGCCCACTGGGTGGAGATTGCCATGGTGGATTACAGCTTCAAAGTGCTGATCTGCATGATTTTCTTCCTGCCCGCGTACGGTGTACTGCTTAACAGCATGTTGAAACGCCTGGCTGAACGTTCTGCACAGCGCCAGATGAATTTCGGCTAA